In Sebaldella sp. S0638, the genomic stretch AACAGTTTACACGCTCCGTCTTAGCTTTTTCTTTGGATAGCCTTTATTTTACCAAAGAACGTTTTTATTTCCTCTGGCTTTCTATCTCTTTTATTTTATTATCAACGAGTTTCAGTATATGTTCCTCATCTTCGTAACTAGATACAAAATCCATATTATCCACATTTATTTTTAAAATATCTGAAATATTGTAGCTCTCAAAATACGCTCTGTAGTTATCATTAAGACTTTCCCAGTATTCTCTCGGAACTACCAGTTCGTATTCTCTGCCTCTTTTTTTTATTTTATTAATGGCAGAATCTACGCTTGTCTCAAGATAAATCATCAGTTTCGGCTTTTGGATATGTTCCAGCATATTATAAAGAAGCTCTTCATAAAGCTCGAATTCTTCATGTGTCATATCCCCGTCTTCCATAAGCATTCTGGAAAATATAACATCACCGTATATTGATCTGTCCATTACACATTTATTTATTCTTGCAGCTTCTTTCATAGCTTTAAATCTTTTGTTCAGAAAAAATATCTGCAGCGGAAAACTGTATCTCTTTCTGTCATAATAAAATTTATCTAATATAGGATTATTGACCACAGGCTCCTCAAAAAAAATCATGTTATATTTATCGGCTATTAATTTGCCCAGTGTGCTTTTGCCTACACCAACTACTCCGTCTACACATATTATGCCTTCCATTATACTCTCCTTAGTCTTCAGATTTTTAAAATATTCCATATAGTAATTATTCATAAATACTCCTTATGTAAATTCTCTTTACTATAATATCATAAGTTTTATATTTATTAAAGGAGGTCTTTGTTTTTTTTCGCGGTACTTTTTCTATGACATAAAAAAACTGCCATTTTAGCAGGATTTTTGAATATTTGTGATAAAAGTTCTGATTAATTTTTATGATTTTGTTCTAGGGTAGTTAGATTAATACGAAATGACTTACTTGAGAAATGAAATATTAGACTTAATTTACATTCTAAGATAGTTATAAGCTACATGTGTACGTTTTAATACAGTGAAAGCATTTACATTCTAAGATAGTTATATTAATACCCTACACGTAAAAAGCCTTTTATTTATTATACCTCAAACAAGCGTTTCTGTCGACCACTTTTTTTCGTCTGTTCAAAACATGACACAATAATGTCACACTCAGCATAAAAACCCACACCAGACATTGAAAGATAAAGATTTGTCGACCTCAGGTATTTTTTCCCTTACCAGCAATCGACAGAATTTTTGTCACTAAATCAATATAATTTCCCAAGTCAAAAGGCCGGACTAACTCCGACCTTTCCATACCCTAGTAACATTCAAAATAAAATACAAACTTATCCTCCGATAATTCTGGTAAAAACCTTCAATACCTCAGAATCACTGACAATTTCAGACATACGTTTCACCTTACCGTCTAAATGTACAAATCCAATCTCGTCAAAAGGAAGCCCGCTCTTTTTCAGCACATCTTCCACACTGCTTCCTTTTGGCACTTCTACTTCCAGAAAGTCCTTCCCGTCTGCATATCTCTTAAACCAGGAAGTCAACAGAAGTTTTACTTTCATCATTATCACCTTCCATTTTCATTCTGCACAAAATCCGGCTGTTAACAACCCTACACTTCCCTGTTCATAAGCTCTTCATTCTTGCTTATAAATTTATCTATTAATTCCTGTGCAATTTCTGGACTCAGCTTTCCGTTCATACTCTCGGTTTCAAAAAATCTTTTAGGAAATTTTATATCTCTTTGATTATAGCCAAGAGCCTTTTTTATACGCAGCTTTGTTCTGTAAATTCTTTCAGATATTGCAGTAAGTTCCTCATCTGTTGTTTCTCTGCCGATAGAATTCAAAACTTTCAAAACTTTTTCCCTGCTGTATACCTTTCTTGCGAACAGGCATATTATCAGAGAATTAAGCATACATCTTTCCACTTCTACTTTATAAAGCTTATCCACCAGTTTATCCCCGTCAAATTCTCCGTCACCGCTCTGATCTATAGAATATCCTCCATTGCATAAATGCGAGTGCCTCGTTCCCACGGCTGCTCCAACAAGCGCGCCGTAACCTGTGTGATATCCCGCCATTTCATTTTTTGATATTTCCATTGCAAAGTCTGATCCGCCGTATTTTGCCGAAACATAAGCAGACCCCTTGCCAAGATCCCTGTAAAATTCATTTATTCCTTTAGCTGTATATTCTATAGCTTTCGCATAACTTTCAGAATCTCCGAAAGCTAAGGGAAGCATCGTCTGTTCCTCTGTTATCATACCTTTTGCCAAAGCCTCGGTTGCCCATCCAAGCACCACTCCCATGGACATTGCATCAAATCCTGTTTTCTCCACATGATCAATTAAATTCAATACCTCTTCTGAAGTCTTAACCCCGAGAAAAGTCCCAAGTGAAAATATCAGTTCATAATCATACGCCACTGTAAGTGACTCATATTCATGCCCTTTGTCAAACTGCCTTCTCAGCTGCCCAATATGTATGCATCCCACAGGACACCCGGTGCATGACATTTTTCTCACAAGATTTTTATCTGCAAAAGTTTCTCCTGATATATCTTCACTGTTTTCAAAAGATGTCTGCTGGAGATTTCGTGTGGGAAGAGCTCCGGCAGCATTCAGCGGCTCTATATTAACAGGTGTTCCCAGATCATGATATTTTGTCATGGCTGTTGTTTCACTGCATTCTTTATATATTTCCTGATATGTTGAAAAATAATTTTTAAAATCTTTAATTGGAATATCCTTATCTCCTATTGTCAGAACAGCTTTTAGATTTTTACTCCCAAAACATGCTCCAAGCCCCAGCCTTCCAAAATGTCTGAAAATATCCACACATACACATGCGAAACTGCTCAGATTTTCTCCCGCCGGACCAATACTTACTATACTTCTCTTCCTGTGACCTTTTTCTCTTTCACGAAGTATTCTCTCTACTTCATTGGGATCTAAGCCCCACATTGCCCTTGCATCTTTGAATTCCACATTATTCTTCTTTATAGATACGTAAACCGGCTTATCTGACTTTCCGGTAATTACCATTGCATCATATCCCGCATAAAACAAAGACATTGCCATTCTTCCGCCTGCATAGCTTTCACCGTACTCTCCTGTAAGCGGTGATATGAAAGTTGCTACTGTTTTTGTAATAACCGGGAATATTGTACTTGCAGCCCCTATAGCAAATATTACCGGCTGTCTTTCATCCAGAGGATCAAGACCGGGATGCATGTTTTCTTCAAGAAGCTTCGAAGCTACACCCACTCCTCCAAGATATTCATACAGATCTTCTCTGTGTTCTATTCTCACTTTTTTAGCAGTAAGATCTACATGTAATACTCTTATATATTTTTCATAAATCATTTCCTGCCTCCTCCATTCTTAGACAATCATGCGGGCAAAATCTGGCACATGCACCGCAATGTTTGCATATTATCGGTCTGTCTTCTGTTTCATCCCAATGAACTGCATTTACTATACATGCCTGTTCACAAGAACCGCATCCTATGCATTTCTCCGAAATGAATTTCACACCGCCGCCGGCTCTTTTTTCCAATGCTCCGGATGGGCATGATTCTGCGCAGGCTCTGTCATTTTTACATGCAAGACATACTATTCCTACGAATCTTCCCGCTATACCTCCGCTCGTTCTGATTTTTATAGCGCTTTTAGTTAACGAATGACTCTTATGATTTACTATAGAACATATATTCATGCATGTAAAACAACCGAGACACTTTTTCATTTCATCTGCCCGAAGTACTTTTGACACTTCCATCACCTCTTTAAATTCTCTTTTTCTTCCTCTTCCAAAGGCTGTACTTATCCAATATCTTTTTTGTTTCTGCCCAAATAAAATATTTTAACTAACAAATAATTTGACGTTAAAATATACTATCAAATGAAATTTTGTTTATTCCATTTTATTTATTTTACCTCGATTTTGTGAAAAAATCAACAATTTCACAAATTTTTTATATATTATTTTTTTACTGATAATTACTTTTTTATCCTGAATTCTAAGGCTGATAAATCAATCAGCAAATTATATGACAGATTTTTTTTGTTTTTTATTATAATTTATATCTCATATTTTTTCACAATTTCCCTTATTACAAAAAAAAGCTGCCATTACGGCAGCCTGATCCATTATAAATCATTAAGCATATCTTGTTTTATTTTTTCTTTTTGCTTCTTTTCATTTTCTATTCTGATTCTC encodes the following:
- a CDS encoding 4Fe-4S dicluster domain-containing protein; amino-acid sequence: MSKVLRADEMKKCLGCFTCMNICSIVNHKSHSLTKSAIKIRTSGGIAGRFVGIVCLACKNDRACAESCPSGALEKRAGGGVKFISEKCIGCGSCEQACIVNAVHWDETEDRPIICKHCGACARFCPHDCLRMEEAGNDL
- a CDS encoding aldehyde ferredoxin oxidoreductase N-terminal domain-containing protein → MIYEKYIRVLHVDLTAKKVRIEHREDLYEYLGGVGVASKLLEENMHPGLDPLDERQPVIFAIGAASTIFPVITKTVATFISPLTGEYGESYAGGRMAMSLFYAGYDAMVITGKSDKPVYVSIKKNNVEFKDARAMWGLDPNEVERILREREKGHRKRSIVSIGPAGENLSSFACVCVDIFRHFGRLGLGACFGSKNLKAVLTIGDKDIPIKDFKNYFSTYQEIYKECSETTAMTKYHDLGTPVNIEPLNAAGALPTRNLQQTSFENSEDISGETFADKNLVRKMSCTGCPVGCIHIGQLRRQFDKGHEYESLTVAYDYELIFSLGTFLGVKTSEEVLNLIDHVEKTGFDAMSMGVVLGWATEALAKGMITEEQTMLPLAFGDSESYAKAIEYTAKGINEFYRDLGKGSAYVSAKYGGSDFAMEISKNEMAGYHTGYGALVGAAVGTRHSHLCNGGYSIDQSGDGEFDGDKLVDKLYKVEVERCMLNSLIICLFARKVYSREKVLKVLNSIGRETTDEELTAISERIYRTKLRIKKALGYNQRDIKFPKRFFETESMNGKLSPEIAQELIDKFISKNEELMNREV
- a CDS encoding deoxynucleoside kinase; its protein translation is MNNYYMEYFKNLKTKESIMEGIICVDGVVGVGKSTLGKLIADKYNMIFFEEPVVNNPILDKFYYDRKRYSFPLQIFFLNKRFKAMKEAARINKCVMDRSIYGDVIFSRMLMEDGDMTHEEFELYEELLYNMLEHIQKPKLMIYLETSVDSAINKIKKRGREYELVVPREYWESLNDNYRAYFESYNISDILKINVDNMDFVSSYEDEEHILKLVDNKIKEIESQRK